In one window of Rhodanobacter sp. FDAARGOS 1247 DNA:
- the bla gene encoding class A beta-lactamase, whose amino-acid sequence MNRRNLLQGILLGAAALPLHRVAFAMPAASPAVDAIAARLAALERKHGGRLGVAMLDTGSGHHAGRRIDERFLMCSTFKLLAVAAVLARVDQGREQLDRRIIFGKDVLLAWAPETSRHVGAPGMTVGELCQAAITVSDNTAANLLLASLGGPAAVTAFARTLGDPLTRLDRTEPELNVGGPGELRDTTTPQAMLGDLRALLLGDALSAASRARLTGWLRACTTGLHKLRGGLPSGWQAGDKTGSGTQGESNDVAILWPPQRAPVLVTAYYAPTSPDADVGARVLAEVGRIAASL is encoded by the coding sequence ATGAATCGTCGAAACCTGTTGCAGGGCATCCTGCTGGGTGCGGCGGCGCTGCCGCTGCATCGCGTGGCATTCGCGATGCCGGCGGCGTCACCTGCGGTGGATGCCATCGCGGCACGCCTGGCGGCGCTGGAGCGAAAACACGGCGGGCGACTGGGCGTGGCGATGCTGGATACCGGCAGCGGGCACCACGCCGGGCGCCGCATCGACGAGCGCTTCCTGATGTGCAGCACCTTCAAGCTGCTGGCAGTGGCTGCGGTGCTGGCGCGGGTGGATCAGGGGCGCGAGCAGCTGGATCGACGCATCATTTTCGGCAAGGACGTGCTGCTGGCATGGGCGCCGGAAACGTCGCGCCACGTGGGCGCGCCGGGCATGACGGTCGGCGAGCTCTGCCAGGCCGCGATCACGGTGAGCGACAACACCGCCGCCAACCTGCTGCTGGCAAGCCTCGGCGGTCCTGCGGCGGTGACCGCGTTCGCGCGCACGCTGGGTGATCCGCTGACCCGGCTCGATCGCACCGAGCCCGAGCTCAACGTCGGCGGTCCGGGCGAGCTGCGCGACACCACGACGCCGCAGGCGATGCTGGGCGACCTGCGCGCCCTGCTGCTCGGTGATGCGCTTTCTGCCGCGTCACGCGCACGCCTGACCGGCTGGCTGCGCGCGTGCACCACGGGTTTGCACAAGTTGCGCGGCGGCCTGCCATCGGGCTGGCAGGCGGGCGACAAGACCGGCAGCGGCACGCAGGGCGAGAGCAATGACGTGGCGATCCTGTGGCCACCGCAGCGCGCGCCCGTGCTGGTCACCGCCTATTACGCACCCACATCGCCGGATGCCGACGTGGGCGCCCGCGTGCTGGCCGAGGTGGGTCGCATCGCGGCCAGCCTGTAA
- a CDS encoding glutathione S-transferase N-terminal domain-containing protein → MSKLVDFPITARWPAAHPERIQLYSLNTPNGVKASIMLEETGLPYEPHLVDIMNNESHTAEFLALNPNGKIPAIIDPDGPGGEPLALFESGAILLYLADKTGQFIPADAARRWETIQWVFFQMASIGPMFGQVGFFNKFAGKSYEDKRPLQRYVDESKRLLGVLDAQLDGRDWIMGNDYTIADIATLGWVNNLVTFYEARELVAFDSFGNVSAWLERGLARPAVQRGLKIPARA, encoded by the coding sequence GTGAGCAAGCTTGTCGACTTTCCGATCACGGCGCGGTGGCCGGCCGCCCATCCCGAGCGCATCCAGCTGTACTCGCTCAACACGCCGAACGGGGTGAAGGCGTCGATCATGCTGGAGGAAACCGGGCTGCCGTACGAGCCGCACCTGGTCGACATCATGAACAACGAGAGCCACACGGCGGAATTCCTCGCGCTGAACCCGAACGGCAAGATTCCCGCGATCATCGACCCGGACGGCCCCGGCGGCGAACCGCTGGCGCTGTTCGAATCGGGCGCGATCCTGCTGTACCTGGCGGACAAGACCGGCCAGTTCATCCCGGCCGATGCGGCGCGGCGCTGGGAAACGATCCAGTGGGTGTTCTTCCAGATGGCGTCGATCGGCCCGATGTTCGGCCAGGTCGGCTTCTTCAACAAGTTCGCCGGCAAGAGCTACGAGGACAAGCGTCCGTTGCAGCGCTACGTCGACGAATCGAAGCGCTTGCTCGGCGTGCTCGACGCGCAGCTGGATGGTCGCGACTGGATCATGGGCAACGACTACACCATCGCCGACATCGCCACGCTGGGCTGGGTGAACAACCTGGTGACCTTCTACGAGGCGCGCGAACTGGTGGCGTTCGACAGCTTCGGGAATGTCTCGGCCTGGCTCGAACGCGGCCTGGCGCGGCCGGCCGTGCAGCGCGGCCTGAAGATTCCGGCGCGGGCCTGA